One stretch of Pseudomonadota bacterium DNA includes these proteins:
- the ureC gene encoding urease subunit alpha, translated as MPATISRAAYAGMYGPTTGDKVRLADTELFIEVERDLTVYGEEVKFGGGKVIRDGMGQSQVTRAEGAVDTVITNALIVDHSGITKADVGLKDGRIVAIGKAGNPDTQDGVDIIIGPGTEAIAGEGKILTAGGFDAHIHFICPQQIDEALMSGLTTMLGGGTGPAHGTLATTCTPGAWHIGRMIQSFDAFPMNIGLSCKGNASQPAALEEMILGGACAMKLHEDWGTTPGAIDCCLSVADQYDVQVMIHTDTLNESGFVESTIDAIGGRTIHAFHTEGAGGGHAPDIIKVCGLPNILPSSTNPTRPYTVNTVAEHLDMLMVCHHLDSRIPEDIAFAESRIRKETIAAEDILHDMGAFSIIASDSQAMGRVGEVIIRTWQTADKMKRQRGSLPDETGDNDNVRVKRYIAKYTINPAIAHGLSNEIGSIEVGKRADLCLWNPAFFGVKPEMVLVGGTIAAAPMGDPNASIPTPQPVHMRPMFGAFGKAITNGSVTFVSQAALEAGLEESLGVEKSMVACANTRGGISKASMVHNSGTPNVEVDPETYEVRADGELLTCEPAEVLPMAQRYFLF; from the coding sequence ATGCCCGCCACCATCTCCCGCGCCGCCTATGCCGGCATGTACGGCCCCACAACCGGGGACAAGGTCCGCCTCGCCGATACCGAGCTGTTCATTGAGGTTGAGCGCGACCTGACGGTGTATGGGGAAGAGGTGAAGTTCGGCGGTGGCAAGGTGATCCGCGACGGGATGGGCCAGAGCCAGGTGACCCGCGCGGAGGGCGCGGTCGATACCGTCATCACCAATGCGCTGATCGTTGATCATAGCGGCATCACAAAGGCCGATGTCGGCCTCAAGGACGGGCGGATTGTTGCCATCGGGAAGGCTGGCAATCCTGACACGCAGGACGGCGTCGACATCATTATCGGCCCCGGCACCGAAGCGATTGCGGGCGAGGGCAAGATCCTCACCGCAGGCGGGTTCGACGCGCATATTCACTTCATCTGCCCGCAGCAGATCGACGAAGCGCTGATGTCGGGCCTCACCACCATGCTTGGCGGCGGCACGGGTCCAGCCCACGGCACGCTGGCGACCACTTGCACGCCGGGGGCCTGGCATATCGGCCGGATGATCCAATCGTTCGATGCGTTCCCCATGAACATTGGCTTGTCCTGCAAAGGCAACGCGTCCCAGCCCGCCGCACTCGAAGAGATGATCTTGGGCGGTGCCTGCGCCATGAAGCTGCACGAGGATTGGGGCACCACACCCGGCGCGATCGATTGCTGCCTGTCGGTCGCCGACCAGTACGATGTGCAGGTGATGATCCACACCGACACGCTCAACGAGAGCGGCTTCGTGGAATCGACCATCGACGCAATAGGCGGGCGCACCATCCACGCCTTCCACACAGAAGGCGCTGGCGGCGGCCACGCGCCCGACATCATCAAGGTCTGCGGGCTCCCCAACATTTTACCCTCATCCACCAACCCAACGCGGCCCTACACCGTGAACACGGTCGCCGAGCATCTCGACATGCTCATGGTCTGCCACCACCTCGACAGCCGAATTCCTGAAGACATCGCGTTCGCTGAAAGCCGCATTCGCAAGGAAACCATCGCCGCGGAAGATATCCTCCACGATATGGGCGCGTTCTCGATCATCGCGTCTGATAGCCAGGCCATGGGCCGCGTCGGCGAGGTGATCATCCGCACGTGGCAGACCGCCGACAAGATGAAGCGTCAGAGGGGTAGCCTGCCCGATGAGACCGGCGACAACGACAATGTGCGGGTCAAACGCTACATCGCGAAATACACCATAAACCCCGCCATTGCCCACGGCCTGTCAAACGAGATTGGCTCTATTGAGGTCGGCAAGCGCGCTGACCTGTGCCTGTGGAACCCGGCCTTCTTCGGCGTGAAGCCCGAGATGGTGTTGGTAGGCGGGACCATCGCCGCAGCGCCGATGGGCGATCCGAACGCCTCAATCCCGACGCCCCAACCGGTCCACATGCGGCCGATGTTCGGCGCGTTCGGCAAGGCAATCACCAATGGGTCGGTGACCTTTGTCAGCCAAGCCGCGCTGGAAGCGGGTCTTGAGGAAAGCCTCGGCGTCGAGAAGAGCATGGTAGCGTGCGCCAACACCCGCGGCGGCATCTCCAAAGCCTCAATGGTGCACAATTCCGGGACGCCGAATGTGGAGGTCGACCCCGAAACTTATGAGGTCCGCGCGGACGGCGAGCTGCTGACCTGCGAACCAGCAGAGGTCCTGCCGATGGCGCAGCGATATTTTCTGTTTTAA
- the phnE gene encoding phosphonate ABC transporter, permease protein PhnE, which yields MSVPSTTTYPTRWKRPPQIVKDRRWRIGLQLAILVYLVLAVGSVEVDWARVSIGLERGQRFIMGFLQPDFASRWNDIYRGLVESLTMTLTSTVVGVIISVPIGIGAARNLAPAWVYYICRGIIAVSRALQEIIIAIFLVAMFGFGPFAGFLTLSFATIGFIAKLLADDIEEIDEGQAEAVRSTGASWLQLINYAVQPQVMPRLIGLSLYRLDINFRESAVIGIVGAGGIGSTLNTAIDRYEYDSAGAILLIIIGIVMVAEYSSSYLRKFLQ from the coding sequence ATGAGCGTTCCGTCGACAACGACCTATCCCACGCGTTGGAAGCGGCCACCGCAAATCGTCAAGGATCGGCGTTGGCGCATAGGTCTTCAGCTCGCAATCCTAGTCTATCTTGTCCTTGCAGTTGGCTCCGTTGAGGTCGATTGGGCGAGGGTCTCCATTGGCCTTGAACGCGGACAGCGTTTCATCATGGGCTTCTTGCAGCCGGATTTCGCCAGCCGCTGGAATGATATCTACCGGGGGCTGGTCGAGAGCCTGACAATGACGCTGACGTCGACGGTTGTTGGCGTCATCATCTCCGTACCGATCGGCATAGGAGCGGCGCGCAACCTCGCGCCCGCATGGGTCTATTACATCTGCAGAGGCATCATCGCCGTCAGTCGCGCGCTGCAGGAAATCATCATCGCCATCTTTCTTGTCGCGATGTTTGGTTTCGGGCCGTTTGCCGGTTTTTTAACGTTGTCTTTTGCCACGATCGGCTTCATCGCCAAGCTTCTCGCTGACGATATCGAAGAGATTGATGAGGGACAGGCGGAAGCGGTCCGTTCGACGGGCGCATCATGGTTGCAACTGATCAACTATGCGGTGCAACCGCAGGTCATGCCGCGGCTTATCGGGCTCTCGCTCTACAGGCTCGATATCAATTTCAGGGAAAGCGCCGTCATCGGTATCGTCGGCGCGGGCGGTATCGGATCAACGCTCAACACCGCGATCGATCGATATGAGTACGACAGCGCTGGCGCGATCCTTTTGATCATTATTGGGATCGTGATGGTCGCTGAATACAGCTCGAGCTATCTGCGAAAGTTCCTGCAATGA
- the phnC gene encoding phosphonate ABC transporter ATP-binding protein, which yields MLHLEGLSKTYKTGDAALSGATLDVPKGQIVGLIGPSGAGKSTLIRCINRLVEPTSGKVLLGDVDLVGLNKAQLREQRRRIGMIFQEYALVERLTVMENVLSGRLGYVPFWRSFMRKYPPADVQNAYRLLDRVGLMHQADKRADALSGGQRQRVGIARALAQEPELLLVDEPTASLDPKTSRQIMRLLTEICGERDLPAIVNIHDVPLAQQFMQRIVGLNAGTIVFDGAPEALTEEVLTRIYGAEDWNAMRKGEEEQQHAEADARDRMAALAR from the coding sequence ATGCTGCACCTCGAAGGCCTTTCCAAGACTTACAAGACGGGAGATGCCGCGCTTTCCGGCGCAACATTGGATGTGCCCAAGGGGCAGATTGTCGGGCTGATCGGTCCCTCGGGTGCGGGTAAATCGACCCTGATTCGATGCATCAACAGGCTCGTTGAGCCAACATCCGGCAAGGTCCTGCTTGGGGATGTCGACCTGGTTGGTCTGAATAAGGCCCAGCTTCGCGAACAACGGCGCCGGATTGGCATGATCTTCCAGGAGTATGCGCTGGTCGAGCGGCTGACAGTAATGGAAAACGTCCTGTCCGGGCGGCTTGGTTACGTACCGTTCTGGCGGAGCTTTATGAGAAAGTACCCGCCGGCGGACGTACAGAACGCTTATCGGCTGTTGGATCGTGTCGGGCTGATGCATCAGGCCGATAAGCGCGCTGACGCGCTTTCGGGCGGCCAACGCCAGCGGGTCGGCATCGCGCGGGCGTTGGCGCAGGAACCTGAACTGTTGCTGGTCGATGAGCCAACTGCCAGCCTTGATCCGAAAACATCGCGCCAGATCATGCGGCTTCTAACAGAGATTTGCGGTGAGCGAGACTTGCCTGCCATCGTCAACATTCATGACGTGCCGCTGGCCCAGCAGTTCATGCAACGCATCGTTGGCCTTAACGCGGGGACAATCGTCTTCGATGGCGCTCCGGAAGCGCTCACAGAGGAGGTGCTGACGCGCATCTACGGGGCAGAAGATTGGAACGCGATGCGCAAAGGCGAGGAGGAGCAACAGCATGCCGAAGCCGACGCACGCGACCGCATGGCAGCTCTCGCCAGATGA
- a CDS encoding DUF1272 domain-containing protein produces the protein MLILKPNCECCDKDLPPQATDAMICTYECTFCSDCVEEVLGGICPNCGGNFVPRPIRPAAQLAKHPPSTTRVIGKREDCVARRAA, from the coding sequence ATGCTGATCCTCAAGCCCAATTGCGAGTGCTGCGACAAGGACCTACCGCCACAAGCCACGGATGCTATGATCTGCACCTACGAGTGCACATTTTGCAGTGACTGCGTGGAAGAGGTGCTTGGCGGAATCTGCCCCAACTGCGGCGGTAATTTTGTGCCGCGGCCAATTCGCCCCGCTGCACAACTTGCCAAGCACCCGCCATCAACGACGCGGGTGATCGGCAAGCGTGAGGATTGCGTCGCAAGGCGCGCAGCTTAA
- a CDS encoding urease subunit beta produces the protein MIPGEVITDGPDITLNHGQAAVTLKVANTGDRPVQVGSHYHFFETNPALAFDRDVARGMRLDIAAGTAVRFEPGQERDVTLVPLGGKREVYGFRQDVMGKL, from the coding sequence ATGATCCCCGGTGAAGTGATCACGGATGGCCCGGACATTACGCTTAACCATGGTCAGGCTGCGGTAACGCTTAAAGTCGCGAACACGGGCGATCGGCCAGTCCAAGTCGGCTCGCATTATCATTTCTTCGAGACCAATCCGGCTCTCGCGTTCGACCGGGATGTAGCCCGCGGCATGAGGCTCGACATTGCTGCGGGCACGGCGGTTCGGTTTGAACCGGGCCAGGAACGCGACGTCACGCTTGTGCCCCTTGGCGGCAAACGCGAGGTCTACGGGTTTCGCCAAGATGTGATGGGCAAACTCTGA
- a CDS encoding urease subunit gamma, protein MQLTPREKDKLLVAMAANVARRRLERGVKLNHPEAIALITDFVVEGARDGQAVADLMEAGAHVISRADVMEGVAEMIHDVQVEATFPDGTKLVTVHEPIR, encoded by the coding sequence ATGCAACTCACGCCGCGCGAGAAAGATAAACTGCTGGTTGCCATGGCCGCCAACGTTGCACGTCGCAGGTTGGAACGAGGGGTCAAGCTCAACCACCCCGAGGCGATCGCTTTGATCACGGACTTCGTCGTCGAGGGCGCGCGCGATGGGCAAGCAGTTGCAGACCTTATGGAAGCGGGGGCACACGTCATCAGCCGAGCCGATGTCATGGAAGGCGTTGCCGAGATGATCCATGATGTGCAGGTCGAAGCGACGTTTCCAGACGGCACGAAGCTTGTCACTGTGCACGAGCCTATCCGATAG
- the uraH gene encoding hydroxyisourate hydrolase yields MAGTDGASGRQTSSGFLTTHVLDTARGCPAEGLKIELFDLSGAARAKIAEAVTNADGRTNAPILPVDRFKTGQYELVFHAGDYLRDNGLAHGDPLFLDEVPLRFGMSENDHYHVPLLLSPYGFSTYRGS; encoded by the coding sequence ATGGCCGGCACTGATGGGGCAAGCGGAAGACAGACCAGTTCTGGGTTTCTAACGACCCATGTTCTCGATACGGCGCGCGGTTGTCCGGCTGAAGGGCTAAAAATCGAACTGTTTGACCTCTCCGGAGCCGCCCGAGCAAAGATCGCGGAAGCTGTGACGAACGCTGACGGTCGCACCAATGCTCCGATCTTACCTGTCGATCGATTCAAAACTGGGCAGTATGAGCTGGTTTTCCACGCGGGCGATTATTTGCGAGACAATGGTCTCGCTCACGGTGACCCACTGTTTCTGGATGAGGTACCCCTTCGCTTCGGAATGAGCGAGAACGACCACTATCATGTCCCGCTGTTACTTTCGCCGTATGGCTTTTCGACCTATAGGGGCAGTTGA
- the phnD gene encoding phosphate/phosphite/phosphonate ABC transporter substrate-binding protein — MKLFSTMTALTALLLVAPANAFELGDRYVDNDGDLIADIPTDESEWIDPSTLIFAYTPVEDPAVYAEVWQGFLDHLAEATGKNVQFFPVQSNAAQIEAMRAGRLHVAGFNTGSNPLAVACAGYRPFAMMAGSDGSFGYEMEILTFPDSGIGEIEDIRGGELAFTSETSNSGFKAPSAILMSEFEMEAGEDFTPVFSGAHDSSILGVANQDYSAAAVANSVLARMVDREVVSMDQLVSIYKSQTFPTTSYGVAHNLTPELQQAIQDAFFSFEWEGTALAEEFNRNGEDQFIPITFQNEWSVIRAIDEANGVSYDCN, encoded by the coding sequence ATGAAGCTGTTTTCAACGATGACGGCGCTTACGGCGCTTTTGCTGGTGGCACCGGCCAACGCATTTGAGCTGGGTGATCGCTACGTCGATAATGATGGCGACCTGATTGCCGACATCCCAACAGATGAAAGCGAATGGATCGACCCATCGACCTTGATTTTCGCCTACACGCCCGTCGAGGATCCGGCGGTTTATGCTGAAGTATGGCAGGGCTTTCTCGATCACCTAGCCGAAGCCACTGGCAAGAACGTTCAGTTTTTTCCTGTGCAGTCCAATGCTGCGCAGATTGAAGCGATGCGTGCCGGACGCCTTCACGTTGCAGGCTTCAATACAGGCTCTAATCCTCTCGCGGTTGCCTGCGCGGGTTATCGACCCTTTGCGATGATGGCTGGGTCTGATGGGTCTTTCGGTTATGAGATGGAAATCCTCACATTCCCGGACTCCGGTATCGGTGAGATCGAAGACATTCGCGGCGGGGAACTTGCTTTTACGTCCGAGACGTCCAACTCCGGCTTCAAAGCGCCTTCGGCCATCTTGATGTCCGAGTTTGAAATGGAAGCGGGTGAGGATTTCACCCCGGTTTTCTCAGGCGCCCACGATAGCTCGATCTTAGGGGTCGCCAATCAAGACTATTCGGCCGCTGCGGTCGCAAACTCGGTTCTCGCTCGGATGGTGGACCGCGAGGTGGTTAGCATGGATCAGCTCGTTTCCATCTACAAATCCCAGACGTTCCCGACCACAAGCTACGGCGTCGCCCATAACCTGACACCTGAGCTGCAGCAGGCGATCCAAGACGCTTTCTTCAGCTTCGAATGGGAAGGAACGGCTCTCGCCGAAGAGTTCAACCGGAACGGCGAAGACCAGTTCATTCCAATCACCTTCCAGAATGAGTGGTCCGTGATCCGAGCCATCGATGAGGCAAACGGCGTCTCCTACGACTGCAATTGA
- the puuE gene encoding allantoinase PuuE has product MSPPRYPRNMIGYGAHPPDPQWPNPDGSGPARIAVQIVLNYEEGGENATIHGDAGSEAFLSEIVGAASWPGERHWNMESIYEYGARAGFWRLHRLFSQMDIPLTVYGVATALARSPEQVAAMKAADWEIASHGLKWIEYKDYSVEDEAAHMAEAIALHTEVTGERPLGWYTGRCSMQTVSLAAQEGGFAYVADSYADELPYWHHEDDGKRQLIVPYTLDANDMRFATPQGFNAGDQFFSYLKDSFDVLYEEGTHGQAKMMSIGLHCRLIGRPGRIAALRRFLEYAQGHTGVWFARRIDIARHWAQKFPPHVRGANGFEGPRPSSMKKEAFVEAFGSIFEHSPWIAKRAYKLELGAAHDTALGLHNALARIFRSASAEERLGVLTAHPDLAGKLAQAQRLTASSKEEQASAGLDALTDGEREAFETLNSRYTAKFEFPFIIAVKDNTKASILQAFHRRLEHDLETEFAEACRQVERIALLRLEALLGDTA; this is encoded by the coding sequence ATGAGCCCGCCCCGTTATCCCCGGAACATGATCGGCTATGGCGCTCACCCCCCTGACCCTCAATGGCCGAACCCCGATGGTTCGGGTCCAGCTCGGATCGCGGTGCAGATCGTCCTGAACTACGAAGAAGGTGGGGAGAACGCGACCATCCACGGTGACGCGGGTTCGGAGGCGTTCCTGTCGGAGATTGTCGGTGCAGCCAGTTGGCCGGGCGAGCGCCATTGGAATATGGAGTCGATCTACGAGTACGGTGCGCGTGCAGGCTTTTGGCGTCTCCACCGCCTGTTCAGTCAGATGGATATCCCCTTGACGGTTTATGGGGTTGCAACAGCGCTTGCGCGCTCGCCCGAACAGGTTGCTGCGATGAAGGCAGCGGATTGGGAGATCGCCAGCCACGGCCTGAAATGGATCGAATACAAGGACTACAGCGTCGAAGACGAGGCGGCTCACATGGCCGAGGCTATAGCGCTGCATACCGAAGTGACTGGCGAGCGGCCGCTAGGCTGGTACACGGGACGGTGCTCCATGCAGACGGTCTCCCTGGCAGCGCAAGAAGGCGGTTTCGCTTATGTTGCCGACAGCTATGCGGATGAACTCCCTTATTGGCATCATGAAGACGATGGGAAAAGACAACTGATTGTCCCTTACACGCTTGATGCGAATGACATGCGCTTTGCAACGCCCCAAGGGTTTAATGCGGGTGATCAGTTTTTCAGCTATCTCAAGGACAGCTTCGACGTTCTGTACGAAGAAGGTACGCACGGGCAGGCCAAGATGATGAGCATCGGACTGCACTGCCGCCTCATTGGTAGGCCTGGCCGAATTGCAGCCCTTCGCCGGTTTCTGGAGTATGCGCAGGGCCACACCGGCGTTTGGTTCGCCCGCCGGATCGATATTGCGCGCCACTGGGCGCAGAAGTTCCCACCGCACGTTCGTGGAGCGAATGGATTTGAAGGGCCCAGACCGTCAAGTATGAAAAAGGAAGCGTTTGTGGAGGCGTTTGGCAGCATCTTTGAGCATTCGCCGTGGATCGCCAAGCGTGCGTATAAGCTGGAGTTAGGCGCGGCGCACGATACCGCTCTGGGACTGCACAACGCGCTCGCCCGCATTTTCCGCTCGGCCAGCGCCGAAGAAAGGCTTGGGGTTCTCACTGCTCACCCTGACCTTGCTGGCAAGCTTGCACAGGCTCAGCGGCTGACTGCGTCGTCAAAAGAGGAACAGGCGTCCGCTGGCCTAGACGCGTTGACGGATGGAGAGCGGGAAGCCTTTGAGACGCTAAACAGTCGGTACACGGCCAAGTTCGAGTTCCCTTTTATTATTGCAGTCAAGGACAACACCAAAGCTTCCATTCTCCAGGCTTTCCATCGGCGCCTTGAGCACGATCTTGAAACGGAATTCGCCGAGGCCTGTCGGCAAGTTGAGCGGATAGCTCTCCTGCGTCTCGAAGCCCTACTAGGAGATACAGCGTGA
- the phnE gene encoding phosphonate ABC transporter, permease protein PhnE, whose translation MSEISHYSEVWHHRTPKARLALWFGWLGLVALFVWCWDLMTQNTIWAFVQDAPRQAADIGSRMMPPRLSYLPELLVPLWDTLTIATLGTIGGVIMAVPVAFLAARNTSPSTLFLRPIALFIIVASRSINSLIWALLLVAIIGPGILAGIVAIALRSIGFVGKLLYEAIEETDAKQIEAVQATGATSLQTLNYGIVPQIMPAFWGISVFRWDINIRESTILGLVGAGGIGLKLQASLNVLAWPQVTMILILILGTVVLSEWVSAKMRYAVI comes from the coding sequence ATGAGCGAAATCAGCCATTACAGCGAAGTGTGGCATCACCGGACGCCCAAGGCGCGACTGGCGCTTTGGTTTGGATGGCTGGGCCTGGTTGCTCTGTTCGTCTGGTGCTGGGACCTGATGACCCAGAACACGATTTGGGCGTTTGTGCAGGACGCGCCGCGTCAGGCAGCTGACATTGGCAGTCGTATGATGCCGCCGCGATTGTCTTACTTGCCCGAGCTTCTCGTTCCGCTGTGGGATACGCTGACGATCGCAACGCTCGGTACGATCGGCGGCGTGATCATGGCCGTGCCGGTCGCCTTTCTGGCCGCACGCAACACATCGCCCTCAACGCTCTTTCTGCGGCCCATTGCATTGTTCATTATTGTAGCCTCGCGCTCGATTAATTCTCTGATCTGGGCGCTGTTGTTGGTCGCCATCATTGGACCGGGGATCCTGGCCGGCATTGTGGCGATCGCCCTGCGGTCCATCGGTTTTGTCGGGAAGCTACTTTATGAGGCAATCGAAGAAACCGACGCCAAGCAGATCGAAGCGGTCCAAGCCACCGGCGCTACGTCGCTGCAGACGCTGAACTACGGTATCGTTCCGCAAATCATGCCCGCTTTCTGGGGCATTTCGGTGTTTCGTTGGGATATCAATATTCGCGAAAGCACCATTTTGGGGCTTGTCGGCGCCGGGGGTATTGGCCTCAAGCTTCAAGCATCGCTCAACGTGCTCGCCTGGCCGCAGGTCACGATGATCCTCATCCTGATCCTCGGGACGGTCGTCCTCAGCGAATGGGTTTCGGCCAAAATGCGCTACGCGGTGATATGA
- a CDS encoding urease accessory protein UreD, whose product MNEHLTTPSVPALSGGHEGDNRPVTLKSGSRLMLQRTQGIGGLTVKQGHDGRSRLDRLYQQAAARIRVPDHHGRTDLEAVLINTAGGVTGGDELSWDLVAGPDTRVTVTTQACEKVYKSDDGAATVDIKLTVAQGARLQWLPQETILFDRAHLHRTITADLHDRSSLLLVEPIIFGRTAMGEALKQGTWVDRWRILHNGELIHAENVRLMGDIAEHLDRVASLPAMTALATVALFGNHAEAKLEGARDLMGAAKNTVASVSCWQVGGQSKLIARVAATGGYDLRAALIPLINHLAHGATNQAAPAVPKIWSL is encoded by the coding sequence TTGAACGAACACCTGACGACGCCTTCCGTGCCAGCTCTGTCCGGTGGCCACGAAGGCGACAACCGCCCGGTCACGCTTAAGAGCGGCAGCAGGCTCATGCTCCAGCGCACACAAGGCATAGGCGGCCTTACTGTCAAGCAGGGGCATGACGGCCGAAGTCGTCTTGATCGGCTCTATCAACAGGCAGCTGCTCGGATTCGCGTCCCCGATCATCACGGCCGCACTGACCTCGAAGCAGTTTTGATCAACACCGCAGGCGGCGTGACGGGCGGTGACGAGCTGTCATGGGACCTCGTTGCAGGGCCAGATACGCGGGTGACGGTCACGACGCAGGCGTGCGAAAAAGTCTACAAATCCGATGACGGAGCAGCCACCGTCGATATCAAGTTGACTGTGGCTCAAGGCGCCCGATTGCAGTGGCTTCCGCAGGAAACGATCCTGTTTGATCGCGCGCATCTTCATCGGACCATTACAGCTGATCTACACGATCGTTCATCGCTTCTGCTGGTCGAGCCGATCATTTTCGGTCGGACGGCGATGGGCGAGGCGCTCAAACAGGGTACATGGGTAGACCGCTGGCGAATCCTCCATAATGGCGAGCTAATCCACGCAGAAAACGTGCGACTTATGGGGGATATTGCTGAACATTTGGACAGGGTTGCGAGCCTACCGGCGATGACGGCCCTTGCAACGGTAGCCTTGTTCGGCAACCATGCCGAGGCGAAACTGGAAGGAGCCCGAGACCTTATGGGCGCTGCGAAAAATACGGTCGCCAGTGTCTCATGTTGGCAAGTTGGCGGACAGTCAAAACTTATCGCACGCGTAGCCGCAACCGGTGGGTATGATTTGCGCGCGGCCCTGATCCCGCTGATCAATCACCTGGCGCATGGCGCAACCAATCAAGCGGCACCCGCCGTTCCAAAAATCTGGTCGCTCTGA
- a CDS encoding urate hydroxylase PuuD, translated as MFDLFVLADWLEFVVRWLHVITAIAWIGSSFYFIALDLGLRKGPHLPSGVGGEEWQVHGGGFYHINKYMVAPDNLPEHLVWFKWEAYWTWISGFLLLVLVYYFGADLYLIDPHVRDLATWQGIGISVASLVLGWILYSRLCDSKLGDNPNIMMGVLFLIIVGMSWFYAQVFSGRAALLHLGAFTATIMAANVAMVIIPNQKIVVADLKAGKVPDAKYGKIAKLRSTHNNYLTLPVLFLMLSIHYPLAFASDYNWIIAALVFLVGVFVRHFFNTMHATKQKLIWPWFASAATMLVIAVLSMAPMWNGHDPWEDETAMSPAQQRFAEAPGFEDVHTIVLGRCSMCHAQEPTWFDTFWAPKGVRLETEWQVAQHAHDIALQAGYSNAMPPGNMSAITDEERAKIVAWYRAGRQGIRADETAAR; from the coding sequence ATGTTCGATCTTTTTGTGTTGGCGGACTGGCTCGAGTTTGTGGTTCGCTGGCTGCACGTCATCACGGCAATCGCTTGGATCGGATCGAGCTTTTATTTCATTGCGCTCGATCTGGGTCTGCGCAAGGGCCCTCACCTTCCATCAGGCGTTGGTGGTGAAGAATGGCAAGTCCACGGCGGCGGCTTCTATCACATCAACAAATATATGGTGGCCCCAGATAACCTGCCCGAGCATCTGGTGTGGTTCAAATGGGAGGCCTACTGGACCTGGATTTCGGGCTTTCTTCTGCTGGTACTGGTCTACTATTTTGGTGCCGATCTTTACCTCATCGATCCCCATGTTAGAGACCTTGCGACCTGGCAAGGTATTGGTATTTCGGTCGCCTCACTGGTGCTTGGTTGGATCCTCTATTCGCGACTGTGCGATTCGAAACTTGGCGACAATCCAAACATCATGATGGGGGTGCTGTTCCTCATCATAGTTGGGATGAGCTGGTTCTACGCACAGGTTTTTTCGGGCCGCGCTGCGCTTTTACATCTCGGCGCCTTCACCGCCACGATCATGGCGGCGAACGTTGCGATGGTGATCATTCCCAACCAGAAGATCGTCGTTGCCGACCTGAAAGCAGGCAAGGTACCCGACGCAAAGTACGGCAAAATCGCAAAACTGCGCTCCACACATAACAACTACCTTACCCTGCCGGTGCTGTTCCTGATGCTGTCGATCCATTACCCGCTGGCTTTTGCAAGCGACTATAATTGGATCATTGCTGCGTTGGTGTTCCTGGTCGGTGTCTTTGTGCGCCACTTCTTCAACACCATGCACGCCACCAAGCAGAAACTCATATGGCCTTGGTTCGCTTCCGCTGCCACCATGCTGGTGATTGCAGTTCTGTCCATGGCGCCGATGTGGAACGGTCACGATCCTTGGGAGGACGAGACGGCCATGAGCCCGGCGCAGCAGCGCTTTGCAGAAGCTCCGGGTTTTGAAGACGTGCATACAATTGTTTTGGGGCGCTGCTCGATGTGCCACGCGCAGGAGCCGACATGGTTCGATACCTTTTGGGCACCGAAGGGTGTTCGGCTTGAGACCGAATGGCAAGTCGCGCAGCATGCACACGACATTGCTTTGCAGGCGGGCTATTCGAACGCGATGCCGCCGGGCAATATGTCAGCCATAACCGACGAAGAGCGGGCGAAAATCGTAGCTTGGTATCGCGCGGGCCGGCAGGGTATTCGCGCTGACGAGACGGCGGCACGTTGA